The Trichosurus vulpecula isolate mTriVul1 chromosome 4, mTriVul1.pri, whole genome shotgun sequence genome contains a region encoding:
- the LOC118845761 gene encoding putative methyltransferase-like protein 21E pseudogene isoform X1: MQGENGENEDKQVVSEIMARCFFPSLITTTSWEGFRFAGHEIRITEATDCYGAVVWPSALVLCHFLETNSKQYNLADKNVIEIGAGTGLVSIVASLLGARVIATDLPNLLGNLQYNVSRNTKMKCKHQPQVKELSWGMALEKNFPRSSNHFDYILATDVVYAHPFLGELLITFDHLCKDTTIILWVMKFRLDKENKFVDRFQELFDLEEISNFPSLNIKLYKAMKKNGRRV, encoded by the exons gagaaaatggagaaaatgaagacaAACAGGTGGTTTCAGAGATCATGGCAAGATGtttttttccatctctgataACAACCACTTCCTGGGAAGGTTTTCGTTTTGCTGGACATGAGATAAGAATTACAGAAGCCACTGATTGCTATGGTGCTGTTGTCTGGCCATCG GCTCTCGTTCTCTGTCACTTTCTGGAAACAAATTCAAAGCAGTATAATCTGGCTGAcaaaaatgtaattgaaattggGGCTGGGACAGGACTAGTCTCGATAGTGGCAAGTTTACTTG GTGCTCGAGTGATTGCCACAGACCTGCCCAATTTACTTGGAAACCTTCAGTATAATGTTTCCCGAAATACCAAAATGAAATGCAAGCATCAGCCTCAGGTGAAGGAGTTATCTTGGGGGATGGCCTTAGAGAAGAATTTCCCCAGGTCTTCAAACCATTTTGACTATATCCTAGCCACAGATGTTGTATATGCCCACCCCTTCCTGGGTGAGCTCCTTATCACCTTTGACCACCTATGTAAAGACACTACCATTATCCTCTGGGTCATGAAATTTAGGttagataaggaaaataaatttgtgGATAGGTTTCAGGAGTTGTTTGACCTGGAGGAAATTTCTAATTTCCCTAGCTTGAACATTAAATTGTATAAAGCTATGAAGAAAAATGGTAGGAGAGTATGA
- the LOC118845761 gene encoding putative methyltransferase-like protein 21E pseudogene isoform X2, with protein sequence MARCFFPSLITTTSWEGFRFAGHEIRITEATDCYGAVVWPSALVLCHFLETNSKQYNLADKNVIEIGAGTGLVSIVASLLGARVIATDLPNLLGNLQYNVSRNTKMKCKHQPQVKELSWGMALEKNFPRSSNHFDYILATDVVYAHPFLGELLITFDHLCKDTTIILWVMKFRLDKENKFVDRFQELFDLEEISNFPSLNIKLYKAMKKNGRRV encoded by the exons ATGGCAAGATGtttttttccatctctgataACAACCACTTCCTGGGAAGGTTTTCGTTTTGCTGGACATGAGATAAGAATTACAGAAGCCACTGATTGCTATGGTGCTGTTGTCTGGCCATCG GCTCTCGTTCTCTGTCACTTTCTGGAAACAAATTCAAAGCAGTATAATCTGGCTGAcaaaaatgtaattgaaattggGGCTGGGACAGGACTAGTCTCGATAGTGGCAAGTTTACTTG GTGCTCGAGTGATTGCCACAGACCTGCCCAATTTACTTGGAAACCTTCAGTATAATGTTTCCCGAAATACCAAAATGAAATGCAAGCATCAGCCTCAGGTGAAGGAGTTATCTTGGGGGATGGCCTTAGAGAAGAATTTCCCCAGGTCTTCAAACCATTTTGACTATATCCTAGCCACAGATGTTGTATATGCCCACCCCTTCCTGGGTGAGCTCCTTATCACCTTTGACCACCTATGTAAAGACACTACCATTATCCTCTGGGTCATGAAATTTAGGttagataaggaaaataaatttgtgGATAGGTTTCAGGAGTTGTTTGACCTGGAGGAAATTTCTAATTTCCCTAGCTTGAACATTAAATTGTATAAAGCTATGAAGAAAAATGGTAGGAGAGTATGA